The proteins below are encoded in one region of Neoasaia chiangmaiensis:
- a CDS encoding glycosyltransferase family 2 protein: MSLSPRHAVLIPSYNSGSLLAETVKEALGAWPDVIVVIDGSDDGSDRVVAGLCAEHAGLAMLRLPTNRGKGAAVLAGALWARAHGFSHVLTMDADGQHPASAIHPFVSRSQAWPDAMVLGRPVFGKDAPFIRVWGREISNMLVGIETGGMVRDCLFGFRVYPLAPLIATMEASRFMRGFDFDPEVVARLCWHGVPAENIPTSVRYPSANEGGISHFHYGRDNLRLILMHLRLLFAWMRGGNRERR, from the coding sequence ATGTCGCTCTCGCCACGCCACGCGGTTCTCATCCCGTCCTACAATTCCGGGTCGCTCCTTGCCGAAACGGTGAAAGAAGCCCTGGGAGCCTGGCCGGATGTCATCGTGGTGATCGATGGTAGCGACGACGGCAGCGATCGGGTTGTGGCAGGTTTGTGCGCCGAACATGCCGGGCTGGCCATGTTGCGGCTACCGACCAATCGGGGAAAGGGCGCAGCTGTTCTGGCCGGCGCGCTCTGGGCGCGGGCGCATGGCTTCTCCCATGTCCTGACCATGGACGCAGACGGCCAGCACCCCGCGAGTGCCATCCACCCCTTCGTCAGCCGTTCACAAGCCTGGCCGGACGCCATGGTGCTGGGCAGGCCGGTTTTCGGCAAGGACGCGCCCTTCATCCGAGTTTGGGGGCGCGAAATCTCGAACATGCTGGTCGGCATTGAAACTGGCGGGATGGTACGCGACTGTCTGTTCGGATTTCGTGTGTATCCTCTCGCGCCCCTTATCGCGACGATGGAAGCCTCCCGCTTTATGCGCGGTTTCGACTTCGATCCCGAAGTGGTCGCGCGCCTTTGCTGGCATGGTGTGCCCGCAGAGAACATCCCGACGAGCGTTCGTTATCCTTCAGCCAACGAGGGCGGCATCTCGCATTTCCATTACGGGCGCGATAATCTTCGCCTCATACTCATGCATCTGCGGCTTCTTTTTGCCTGGATGCGGGGCGGAAATCGCGAAAGGCGGTAA
- a CDS encoding AMP-binding protein has translation MPQSSIESWPDLSLVHAPERMLLLRGDRHITGTQFLAAAHRLAALLPDRPVMPLCGDTGRFMFLFAATLLRGKHALLTSERAADRLFDLLTTHDAIAVTVEGDPDASSLPEGGIVLPDPWAWNRTTDDVPVNPSFPADRLAAIVFTSGSTGRPIGHRKSWGALVARSVAALDLLDPETESACIIGTVPPYHMYGFETLVLQSLNTRVSLSVGPSRYPADWQDQLRQAPAPRMLVTTPLQLRSLCRAGLDLPPVRRVISAAAPLDASVAADAEEMLKTEVMEIYGATEIGSAATRRTLEGPEWRLYDGIELSVTQAGATIAAPGAPAYPISDVVERTGARGFRLLGRIGDLIKLGGKRASLSALNAALNAIPGMEDGAFLPPDGERLADPAARMQVFAVAPGRTADEILHALKQHIDPIFLPRGIRMLDALPRNAVGKLTLASLRKLASNHEDEESLGAFNIPADHPCLAGHFPGMPVVPGVMMLDAGLACLANEWGDVGFPVHIRMVKFLKPVFPDETVQFLARRSDNTIWLHGRRADETVLRVVLEMKRGHEPA, from the coding sequence TTGCCACAGTCGTCCATTGAAAGCTGGCCGGATCTCTCGTTGGTCCATGCGCCGGAGCGTATGCTTCTGCTGCGGGGCGATCGGCATATTACCGGCACGCAATTCCTGGCAGCGGCACACCGTCTGGCGGCCTTGCTGCCCGATCGCCCTGTCATGCCGTTATGCGGCGATACGGGACGATTCATGTTCCTGTTCGCCGCCACCCTGTTGCGCGGGAAGCACGCGCTTTTAACAAGCGAGCGGGCAGCCGATCGGCTGTTCGACCTGCTGACAACGCACGATGCCATCGCCGTGACGGTCGAGGGCGACCCGGATGCATCGAGCCTGCCTGAAGGGGGGATCGTTCTGCCCGATCCATGGGCATGGAACCGGACGACCGATGATGTGCCGGTCAATCCGTCCTTCCCGGCTGACAGGCTGGCGGCGATCGTTTTCACGTCCGGAAGCACGGGCAGGCCGATCGGGCATCGGAAAAGCTGGGGCGCGCTGGTGGCCCGCAGTGTTGCCGCACTGGATCTGCTGGACCCGGAGACGGAGAGTGCCTGTATCATTGGGACCGTGCCACCCTATCATATGTATGGGTTCGAGACACTTGTCCTGCAAAGCCTCAACACGCGCGTTTCGCTCTCGGTGGGTCCCAGTCGCTATCCCGCCGACTGGCAAGATCAGCTTCGGCAGGCCCCCGCGCCAAGGATGCTGGTGACGACCCCGTTGCAGCTCCGCAGCCTGTGTCGTGCCGGGCTCGACCTGCCGCCGGTTCGCCGGGTGATTTCGGCGGCAGCGCCCCTTGACGCATCTGTCGCCGCGGATGCCGAGGAGATGCTCAAGACCGAGGTCATGGAAATCTATGGCGCGACCGAGATCGGATCGGCGGCGACGCGCCGTACGCTGGAAGGCCCGGAATGGCGGCTTTACGACGGTATCGAGTTGTCGGTGACGCAAGCGGGAGCGACCATCGCGGCGCCTGGCGCGCCGGCCTATCCGATTTCTGACGTTGTGGAGCGTACGGGCGCGCGTGGGTTTCGACTGCTGGGGCGTATCGGCGATCTGATTAAACTGGGCGGCAAACGCGCCTCCCTCTCGGCGCTCAATGCCGCGCTGAACGCCATTCCGGGCATGGAGGACGGTGCTTTCCTGCCGCCGGACGGGGAGCGCCTCGCCGATCCGGCGGCACGGATGCAGGTGTTCGCTGTCGCGCCGGGCCGGACGGCGGACGAAATTCTTCACGCTCTCAAACAGCACATCGACCCGATTTTCCTGCCGCGCGGCATTCGCATGCTGGATGCCTTGCCACGTAACGCCGTGGGCAAGCTGACACTCGCGTCTCTTCGCAAGTTGGCCAGCAACCATGAGGATGAGGAATCCCTTGGTGCTTTCAACATCCCCGCCGATCATCCATGTCTGGCCGGTCATTTTCCCGGCATGCCGGTTGTGCCGGGCGTGATGATGCTGGACGCCGGACTGGCGTGTCTGGCGAATGAATGGGGCGATGTCGGATTCCCTGTGCACATCCGGATGGTGAAGTTTCTGAAACCGGTCTTTCCCGACGAGACCGTGCAGTTTCTGGCACGCCGTTCGGACAATACCATCTGGTTGCATGGTCGGCGCGCGGATGAAACGGTTCTGCGTGTTGTGCTCGAAATGAAGCGCGGGCATGAACCGGCCTGA
- a CDS encoding LpxL/LpxP family acyltransferase translates to MNRPDIRWVVPERGNRIVMTALLGFARRFGRRRTSMLLWPISFYFLVMDYRARRGSRVCLQRILGRQIGLRDIFRHIHRFAEVTLDRVYFLLGGVDEPKLHVSGRDVLLDALGRGKGCLLLGAHIGSFDAMRALGAERNIRMRMLMYRRNLGGATAALEALAPDYEAGIIAIGQPDTMLKVAESLARGEVVGILADRAAIAGRSVGVHLFGREIRLPEGPFRLALLTGAPIVMASALRRNDGSYDVKFEAMPSLLATQGRGRRALVQAAAERYAAWMENLCRAHPFAWFNFYDYWNETT, encoded by the coding sequence ATGAACCGGCCTGATATCCGTTGGGTCGTGCCAGAGCGCGGCAACCGAATTGTCATGACGGCGCTGCTCGGGTTCGCGCGACGCTTTGGCCGTCGCCGGACGTCGATGCTCCTGTGGCCGATCAGCTTTTATTTCCTCGTGATGGACTATCGGGCGCGGCGCGGCTCACGCGTCTGCCTGCAACGCATCCTCGGGCGACAGATCGGCCTGCGCGACATATTCCGGCATATCCACCGTTTTGCCGAGGTCACGCTGGATCGCGTGTATTTTCTTCTCGGGGGCGTCGACGAGCCGAAACTGCATGTTTCGGGTCGTGATGTCCTGCTCGACGCACTTGGGCGCGGGAAAGGCTGCCTGCTTCTGGGCGCGCATATCGGTTCCTTCGACGCCATGCGTGCACTTGGGGCCGAACGCAATATTCGCATGCGCATGCTTATGTATCGGCGCAATCTGGGTGGCGCGACGGCTGCGCTCGAGGCGCTGGCGCCGGATTATGAGGCGGGCATCATCGCCATCGGCCAGCCGGACACGATGTTGAAGGTGGCCGAGAGTCTGGCACGTGGGGAGGTGGTCGGCATTCTGGCGGATCGCGCGGCGATTGCCGGGCGAAGCGTCGGCGTGCACCTGTTCGGGCGTGAAATCCGGCTGCCTGAGGGACCATTCCGTCTGGCCCTGCTCACCGGTGCGCCCATCGTGATGGCCAGTGCCCTGCGTCGGAACGATGGTTCCTATGATGTGAAATTCGAAGCCATGCCCAGCCTGCTGGCAACGCAGGGTCGTGGGCGTCGTGCGCTCGTTCAGGCTGCGGCTGAACGATATGCGGCATGGATGGAAAATCTATGCCGGGCGCATCCGTTCGCATGGTTCAATTTCTACGACTACTGGAATGAGACGACATGA
- a CDS encoding COG4648 family protein, translating into MIVLQGLALSLLSKWHALPILFAILFLPFAAHWPQQTIVLDGIGFYSLAMGAMLASFAGSLRPGHEPLVSTLARHVHGTLRDDVARYTRRVTMFWSFFFAIALLLPAALFLWGPSGSWRWPMTGGTIAAAVFAMAVEAFLRRIVIRNFDHVSLRTTITAFRDFRPASRQKEAADA; encoded by the coding sequence ATGATCGTGCTGCAAGGCCTTGCATTGTCCCTGTTGAGCAAATGGCATGCGTTGCCGATCCTTTTCGCAATCCTCTTTCTTCCGTTTGCCGCGCATTGGCCCCAACAGACGATCGTTCTGGACGGTATCGGCTTTTATTCCCTTGCCATGGGCGCCATGCTGGCCAGCTTCGCCGGCTCGCTCCGTCCGGGGCACGAGCCCCTTGTCTCTACTCTCGCCCGACACGTGCACGGCACATTGCGGGATGATGTCGCGCGATATACCCGTCGCGTCACGATGTTCTGGTCGTTTTTCTTCGCGATTGCCCTGTTGTTACCGGCCGCTCTCTTCCTGTGGGGACCATCCGGCAGCTGGCGCTGGCCGATGACCGGAGGGACGATTGCGGCGGCGGTGTTCGCGATGGCCGTGGAGGCCTTTCTCCGGCGGATCGTCATTCGCAACTTCGACCATGTATCTCTCAGGACGACGATTACCGCCTTTCGCGATTTCCGCCCCGCATCCAGGCAAAAAGAAGCCGCAGATGCATGA
- a CDS encoding phosphopantetheine-binding protein, protein MNTNSASALQTPFEHEMAERLVESLQLEVASEDIDPVAPLFGEGLGLDSIDALEIALLIGRDYAVTLRSDDPDNKRIFGSLRSLCDYVLAHRPAA, encoded by the coding sequence GTGAATACGAACAGTGCCTCGGCGTTGCAAACGCCTTTTGAACATGAGATGGCGGAACGTCTGGTCGAATCGCTTCAACTCGAGGTTGCCTCCGAAGACATTGACCCCGTCGCGCCGCTGTTCGGAGAGGGGCTCGGCCTGGATTCGATCGACGCGCTGGAGATCGCCCTTCTGATCGGTCGGGATTACGCCGTCACGCTGCGCTCGGACGATCCGGACAACAAGCGCATTTTTGGTTCGCTGCGGTCTCTTTGCGACTACGTGCTGGCGCATCGTCCAGCGGCCTGA
- a CDS encoding LolA-related protein has translation MKPVRVILAVGILTGIGGAKAADQGAELAARIVAQLGQVPERARHFQEHREIAALDRPLVTTGTLTFRKPDFLEKTTITPRLEDMTIQGDRVSIRRGDGPVHVIMLDQSPELSVLATTLRAPLSGDSQALRHYYTLSASGDLGHWTLLLSPVDQEAARYVRNVTLAGRNNVVDSVRVVLRNGDRQMLVIDP, from the coding sequence ATGAAGCCTGTTCGCGTTATCCTTGCGGTCGGCATCCTGACGGGCATCGGCGGTGCGAAGGCTGCCGATCAGGGCGCGGAACTTGCCGCGCGTATCGTCGCGCAACTGGGGCAGGTGCCGGAACGTGCCCGCCATTTCCAGGAACACCGTGAGATTGCGGCCCTCGACCGCCCGCTCGTGACGACGGGTACGCTGACGTTCCGCAAGCCGGATTTTCTCGAAAAGACGACGATCACCCCGCGCCTCGAGGACATGACCATCCAGGGCGACAGGGTATCGATCCGGCGTGGCGATGGTCCGGTCCATGTAATCATGCTCGATCAGAGCCCCGAGCTTTCCGTTCTCGCAACCACCCTGCGCGCGCCCCTTTCCGGCGACAGTCAGGCGCTCAGGCATTACTACACGCTCTCCGCCAGCGGCGATCTAGGCCATTGGACTCTCCTGCTGTCGCCCGTCGATCAGGAAGCGGCGCGATATGTTCGGAATGTTACGCTGGCGGGGCGCAACAACGTCGTCGATAGCGTTCGCGTCGTCCTGAGAAACGGCGACAGGCAGATGCTGGTTATCGATCCCTAA